The Chromatiaceae bacterium genome has a window encoding:
- the glgA gene encoding glycogen synthase GlgA gives MALDLSELIATAPELLSVEKDLAPPAPQVVESPASGFKPESQAEPRPTPSQEEPESVHLVEPLPYEPAPAPSQEPSPYAYQGPSLYVVQITPEMAPVAKVGGLGDVVFGLSRELAIRGNHVEIILPKYDTLRYDHIFELHVAFQDLWVPWYEGAIHCTVYFGFVHDRKCFFIEPHSPDNFFNRGAIYGFSDDLLRYAFFSRAAMEFLFKSGKHPDVIHCHDWQTALVPVFLFEIYQHLGMTHPRVCLTIHNFKHQGITGQETLRATGLRRPDYFMDYNRLRDNHNPQALNLLKGGIVYANFTTTVSPRYAYETRDQGQGFGLEPTLHTHHLKYGGVVNGIDYDVWNPEVDPLLPTPYGIESLDAKYDNKRALRHRLMLADNEKPIIAFIGRLDPQKGLELVRHAIFYGLERGAQFVLLGSSPDAGINTDFWGLKRMLNDSPDCHLEIGFDEELSHLIYAGADMMLVPSQFEPCGLTQLIALRYGTIPVVRSVGGLADTVFDKDHAQRPLHERNGYSFQNYDQAGLESALGRAIACYYHHPDHFRELMKNAIRTDYSWNVPGKDYLNIYNYIRNK, from the coding sequence CTGGCCCTTGATCTCAGCGAGCTGATTGCCACCGCCCCCGAGCTACTAAGCGTCGAAAAGGACTTGGCACCCCCCGCCCCCCAGGTCGTTGAGTCACCAGCCTCTGGCTTCAAGCCGGAGTCCCAGGCGGAGCCAAGGCCCACGCCATCCCAGGAGGAGCCGGAATCCGTCCACCTGGTGGAACCCCTCCCCTACGAACCAGCCCCCGCGCCGAGCCAGGAGCCCTCGCCCTATGCCTACCAGGGCCCCAGCCTCTATGTAGTGCAGATTACCCCGGAAATGGCGCCGGTGGCCAAGGTCGGCGGCCTGGGTGACGTGGTCTTCGGTCTGTCACGAGAGCTGGCCATCCGGGGGAATCATGTCGAGATCATCCTGCCCAAGTACGACACCCTGCGCTACGACCACATTTTTGAACTCCATGTTGCCTTCCAGGATCTCTGGGTGCCCTGGTACGAGGGGGCCATTCACTGCACCGTCTATTTTGGTTTTGTGCATGATCGCAAATGCTTCTTCATCGAGCCCCACTCCCCGGACAACTTCTTCAACCGGGGTGCCATTTACGGCTTCAGTGACGACCTCTTGCGCTACGCCTTCTTTTCCCGCGCGGCCATGGAATTCCTGTTCAAGTCCGGCAAGCACCCCGACGTCATCCACTGCCACGACTGGCAGACAGCTTTGGTGCCGGTCTTCCTGTTCGAGATCTACCAGCACCTGGGGATGACTCATCCCCGCGTCTGCCTCACCATCCACAACTTCAAGCACCAGGGGATTACGGGCCAGGAGACGCTGCGGGCCACGGGCCTGCGCCGGCCCGACTACTTCATGGACTACAACCGGCTGCGCGACAACCACAATCCGCAGGCCCTGAATCTCCTCAAGGGCGGCATTGTCTATGCCAACTTCACCACCACGGTATCGCCGCGTTACGCCTACGAGACCCGCGACCAGGGCCAGGGCTTCGGCCTGGAACCGACCCTGCACACCCATCACCTGAAATACGGCGGTGTGGTCAACGGCATCGACTATGACGTCTGGAATCCGGAGGTTGATCCCCTCCTGCCGACGCCTTATGGCATCGAGTCCCTGGATGCCAAGTACGATAATAAGCGCGCCCTGCGTCACCGCCTGATGCTGGCGGACAACGAGAAGCCCATCATCGCCTTCATTGGCCGGCTCGATCCCCAAAAGGGTCTGGAACTGGTGCGCCATGCCATCTTTTATGGCCTGGAAAGGGGTGCCCAATTCGTGCTGCTCGGTTCCAGCCCGGATGCCGGCATTAACACCGATTTCTGGGGGCTGAAACGGATGCTGAACGACAGTCCGGACTGCCATCTGGAGATCGGCTTCGACGAGGAACTGTCCCACCTCATCTACGCCGGCGCCGATATGATGCTGGTGCCCAGCCAGTTCGAGCCCTGTGGCCTGACCCAACTCATTGCCCTACGGTATGGCACCATTCCGGTCGTGCGCTCGGTGGGCGGTCTGGCCGATACCGTCTTCGACAAGGACCATGCCCAGCGCCCCCTCCATGAGCGCAACGGGTACAGCTTCCAGAACTACGACCAGGCGGGCCTGGAATCCGCCCTGGGCCGCGCCATCGCCTGCTACTACCACCACCCCGATCATTTCCGGGAGCTGATGAAGAACGCCATACGCACCGACTATTCCTGGAACGTGCCGGGCAAGGATTACCTCAATATCTACAACTACATCCGGAACAAATAG
- a CDS encoding LysR family transcriptional regulator, protein MELRQLRSLIALVEADFNVSRAADRMSLVQPAVSQHLKHLEEELGIPLVQRHGKRLLGLTPAGDEVLLHARATLAGAANILAISQDRKEESRGVLRIGTTHAQARYVLPPLIRRFSESFPEVEIQLHQGTPSQLVAMVLRDAVDLAICTEAIGQHPDLISSPCYRWNRCLIAPRDHPLLAVRPISLELLGDQPLVTYVLGFTGRGHFSDAFAREGLKPRVMVSAADADVIKTYVREGFGIGVIADLAYDPQLDGDLGRRDLSHLFPWEVTRMAQARSKYPRTFQRAFMALFQREVATLVRERQQGG, encoded by the coding sequence ATGGAACTGCGCCAACTCCGCTCCCTGATCGCCCTGGTGGAGGCCGATTTCAACGTCAGTCGCGCCGCGGACCGCATGAGCCTGGTACAGCCAGCGGTCTCCCAACACCTGAAGCACCTTGAGGAGGAACTGGGCATTCCCCTGGTTCAGCGCCATGGCAAGCGGCTGCTGGGTCTGACTCCCGCCGGGGACGAAGTCCTGCTGCACGCCCGCGCGACCCTGGCGGGAGCGGCGAATATCCTCGCCATCAGCCAGGATCGGAAGGAGGAAAGCCGGGGTGTCCTGCGCATTGGCACCACCCATGCCCAGGCACGATATGTGCTCCCCCCGCTGATCCGCCGCTTTAGTGAGTCCTTCCCCGAGGTGGAAATCCAACTCCACCAGGGTACGCCGAGCCAGTTAGTGGCCATGGTGCTGCGTGATGCCGTGGATCTGGCCATCTGTACCGAGGCCATTGGCCAACACCCTGACCTGATTTCCTCGCCGTGTTATCGCTGGAATCGCTGCCTGATCGCGCCTCGGGATCATCCCCTGCTGGCGGTCCGGCCCATCAGCCTGGAACTACTCGGCGACCAGCCCCTGGTCACCTATGTCCTGGGTTTCACCGGGCGTGGACACTTCAGCGACGCCTTTGCGCGCGAAGGCCTGAAGCCCAGGGTGATGGTGAGCGCCGCCGATGCGGACGTCATCAAGACCTATGTTCGCGAAGGCTTTGGCATTGGCGTCATCGCGGACCTGGCCTACGACCCCCAACTCGACGGAGATCTGGGTCGCCGCGACCTCAGCCATCTCTTCCCGTGGGAGGTGACGCGCATGGCTCAGGCACGGTCAAAATACCCGCGGACCTTTCAGCGGGCCTTCATGGCGCTGTTCCAGCGGGAGGTTGCCACCCTGGTACGGGAGCGGCAACAGGGGGGATGA
- a CDS encoding elongation factor G, whose protein sequence is MSDYNAEDVRNIALVGHAGSGKTTLVEALLAATGVIPAPGSVARGTTVCDYDPLEKEHRHSLDIGITSFNAHGKHVNLLDTPGFPDFLGRSVSVLPAVETAAVVINAQAGIERITQRMMTVAKDRQLCRLIIINKIDAEGVDLEGLTDQIRDTFGPECLPINLPADGGKQVVDCFFQPSGSPTDFSNVAEAHSRILDQVVEVDEALMEIYLEQGQELQPEQLHDPFEKALREGHLIPICYISAETGAGIPELLEILVRLMPNPSEGNPPAFMKGEGASLTPVLIKPDPGLHVLAHVFKIINDPFRGKLGIFRIHQGRITPNSALLIGDARKPIKVTHLYRLQGNEQVEVQEGVPGDILAIARVDDVHFDAVLHDSHDEDHHHLRSMECPVPLYGLAITPKKRGDEQKLTDALHKLEAEDPCFHVEHNASTNETVMRGLGELHMKVLLRRLSDQFHVEVDTRPPSIPYRETISAKAEGHHRHKKQTGGAGQFGEVFLRIEPLERGGGFEFVDAVVGGAIPNQFIPSVEKGVRQLLDEGAIAGFPLQDIRVTLYDGKFHPVDSKDIAFATAGRKAFIEAIDKARPVILEPIVKIRILAQNSAMGDLAGDLSGRRGRVLGSDATSMGQIVINGEVPLAELEGYESRLKSITGGEGTYSIELSHYEAVPANIQKELQDAYERNEAD, encoded by the coding sequence ATGTCTGATTACAATGCCGAGGACGTCCGCAACATTGCCCTGGTTGGTCACGCCGGCTCTGGCAAGACCACGCTGGTCGAGGCCCTGCTCGCCGCGACGGGGGTAATCCCCGCGCCGGGTAGCGTGGCCAGGGGCACCACCGTCTGTGACTACGACCCCTTGGAAAAAGAGCACCGGCACTCGCTCGACATCGGCATCACCAGCTTCAACGCCCATGGCAAGCATGTGAATTTGCTCGATACCCCGGGCTTTCCGGACTTCCTGGGCCGCAGCGTATCCGTGCTGCCGGCGGTGGAGACGGCGGCGGTGGTCATCAACGCCCAGGCGGGAATAGAGCGGATCACCCAGCGCATGATGACGGTCGCGAAGGATCGCCAGTTGTGCCGCCTCATCATCATCAACAAGATCGATGCCGAGGGGGTCGACCTGGAAGGCCTCACGGACCAGATTCGCGACACCTTCGGACCCGAATGCCTGCCCATTAACCTGCCGGCGGATGGTGGCAAACAGGTCGTCGATTGCTTCTTTCAGCCCAGCGGCTCGCCCACCGATTTCTCGAATGTCGCCGAGGCTCACAGCCGCATCCTCGACCAGGTAGTCGAGGTAGACGAGGCCCTGATGGAAATCTACCTGGAGCAGGGTCAGGAACTGCAACCCGAGCAATTGCACGACCCCTTCGAAAAGGCCCTGCGCGAGGGACACCTCATCCCCATCTGTTACATATCCGCCGAGACCGGCGCCGGTATCCCGGAATTGCTGGAGATTCTGGTACGCCTCATGCCGAACCCCTCGGAGGGCAATCCACCCGCCTTCATGAAGGGCGAAGGCGCCAGCTTGACCCCCGTGCTGATCAAGCCGGACCCCGGCCTGCACGTCCTGGCCCATGTCTTCAAGATCATCAACGACCCCTTCCGCGGCAAGTTGGGCATCTTCCGCATTCATCAGGGCCGCATCACCCCCAACAGCGCTCTATTGATCGGCGACGCCCGCAAGCCCATCAAGGTCACCCACCTCTACCGGCTCCAGGGTAACGAGCAGGTCGAGGTCCAGGAGGGCGTGCCCGGGGACATCCTGGCCATCGCCCGGGTGGACGATGTCCACTTCGACGCCGTGCTCCACGACTCCCACGACGAGGACCATCACCACCTCCGTTCCATGGAGTGCCCGGTACCCCTCTACGGCCTCGCCATCACCCCCAAAAAGCGCGGGGACGAGCAGAAGCTGACGGACGCCTTGCACAAACTCGAGGCCGAGGACCCCTGTTTCCACGTCGAGCACAACGCCTCCACCAACGAGACGGTCATGCGGGGCCTGGGCGAACTGCACATGAAGGTCCTGCTGCGGCGCCTGTCCGATCAGTTCCATGTCGAGGTGGATACCCGCCCGCCGAGCATTCCCTACCGCGAGACCATCTCCGCCAAGGCCGAAGGCCATCATCGCCATAAGAAGCAGACCGGTGGCGCCGGCCAGTTTGGCGAGGTCTTTCTGCGCATCGAGCCCCTGGAGCGCGGCGGCGGCTTCGAATTCGTGGATGCGGTGGTGGGTGGCGCCATTCCCAACCAATTCATCCCCTCGGTGGAAAAGGGCGTGCGTCAGCTCCTGGACGAGGGCGCCATCGCCGGCTTCCCCCTCCAGGACATCCGAGTCACCCTCTACGATGGCAAGTTCCACCCCGTCGATTCCAAGGACATCGCCTTTGCCACCGCCGGGCGCAAGGCCTTTATCGAGGCCATCGACAAGGCCAGGCCGGTGATTTTGGAGCCCATCGTCAAGATCCGCATCCTGGCCCAGAACAGCGCCATGGGCGACCTGGCGGGGGACCTCTCGGGCCGCCGGGGCCGGGTCCTGGGCAGCGATGCCACCAGCATGGGCCAGATTGTCATCAACGGCGAAGTCCCCCTCGCCGAACTCGAGGGTTACGAATCCCGCCTCAAGTCCATCACCGGCGGCGAGGGCACCTACTCCATCGAACTCAGCCACTACGAAGCCGTCCCGGCCAATATCCAGAAGGAACTCCAGGACGCCTACGAGCGCAATGAGGCAGACTGA
- a CDS encoding RNA ligase, protein MYTIGFKVRSGLSTQKCLFPPIPFPEALERHKARWEAHGDRRYLRLTDDFRGYPKGTLAWQGHLVPGYPRIGRIFRLEQGLGQQFTGPFWMEEKIDGFNVRVFCSGGEMLALSRGGYVCPFATDRVADFIPLALFEAHPDLVLCAELAGPDNPYTQGGPSFITQDVQLFVFDMMRLDQPGFLSQAERRELCEAFALPTTRIFGRFRAADWRAVLGVVEQLDAEGREGAVFKEEAPGGHRTKFVTAWSGIYDIAVRAEDTVELPGDFFTGRILRLALYLDEAGRVPDDRLHRDLGRAFLEGLGRSVALFKRDGHVFHNFRCRFRHRENAIAFMAHLRAILGHTHLAQRRLEEEGGYWVLEFEKEVPKLTGLLHQLFRGASLLD, encoded by the coding sequence TTGTATACCATCGGTTTTAAGGTTAGATCCGGGCTATCGACCCAAAAATGCCTATTCCCCCCGATCCCTTTTCCCGAAGCGCTTGAACGCCACAAGGCCCGTTGGGAGGCCCATGGCGACCGACGCTATCTGCGTCTGACAGACGATTTCCGCGGTTACCCCAAGGGGACCCTGGCCTGGCAGGGCCACCTCGTCCCTGGCTATCCCCGCATAGGCCGGATCTTCCGCCTGGAACAGGGGCTGGGCCAGCAGTTTACCGGCCCATTCTGGATGGAGGAGAAGATCGACGGCTTTAATGTCCGCGTCTTTTGCTCCGGCGGGGAAATGCTGGCCTTATCGCGGGGCGGCTATGTCTGTCCCTTCGCCACCGACCGGGTGGCGGATTTTATCCCCCTGGCCCTGTTCGAGGCCCATCCCGACCTGGTGCTGTGCGCCGAGCTCGCGGGGCCGGACAATCCCTATACCCAGGGCGGTCCCTCCTTCATCACCCAGGATGTTCAACTCTTCGTCTTCGACATGATGCGCCTGGACCAGCCGGGCTTTCTCTCCCAGGCAGAGAGGCGGGAATTGTGCGAGGCCTTTGCCCTGCCGACCACCCGGATCTTCGGCCGCTTCAGGGCGGCGGACTGGCGGGCGGTACTCGGCGTCGTGGAGCAACTGGACGCGGAGGGGCGGGAGGGTGCGGTCTTCAAGGAGGAGGCGCCCGGGGGGCATCGCACCAAGTTCGTGACCGCCTGGTCCGGTATCTATGACATTGCCGTGCGGGCGGAAGATACAGTGGAGCTGCCGGGGGACTTCTTTACGGGCCGCATATTGCGCCTGGCGCTGTACCTGGATGAAGCCGGGCGGGTGCCCGACGATCGTCTGCACCGCGACCTGGGCCGGGCCTTTCTGGAAGGGCTGGGGCGCTCGGTGGCCCTTTTTAAGCGCGATGGCCATGTCTTTCACAACTTTCGCTGCCGTTTCCGCCACCGGGAGAACGCCATCGCCTTCATGGCCCATCTGCGCGCCATCCTGGGCCATACCCATCTGGCCCAGCGGCGGTTGGAGGAGGAGGGGGGTTATTGGGTGCTGGAGTTTGAGAAGGAGGTGCCCAAACTCACCGGCTTACTGCATCAACTCTTCCGTGGCGCCTCGCTCCTGGACTGA
- a CDS encoding YbhB/YbcL family Raf kinase inhibitor-like protein translates to MSLTLTSTAFAEGGDIPRRHTCEGDNVSPDLTWSGVPADCGSLVLLIDDPDAPDPQAPRMVWDHWVLYNLPPECPGLASGLREDQLPPGTGQGLNSWGRTGYGGPCPPVGQHRYFHILYALDTRLPDLGTPHKNELLVAMEGHILARTELVGTYRQQAYGGD, encoded by the coding sequence ATGAGCCTGACCCTGACTTCAACCGCCTTTGCCGAGGGCGGCGATATCCCGAGACGCCACACCTGCGAGGGTGACAATGTCTCCCCCGATCTGACCTGGAGTGGGGTTCCGGCGGATTGCGGGAGCCTGGTGCTGCTGATCGACGACCCCGACGCCCCCGATCCCCAGGCGCCACGCATGGTCTGGGATCACTGGGTGCTCTACAACCTGCCCCCGGAATGCCCGGGACTAGCCTCCGGCTTGAGGGAAGATCAACTGCCGCCGGGGACTGGCCAGGGGCTCAATAGTTGGGGCCGTACCGGTTACGGCGGACCTTGCCCGCCCGTCGGCCAGCACCGGTATTTCCATATCCTCTACGCCCTGGACACCCGGCTGCCAGATCTGGGTACACCCCACAAAAACGAACTCCTCGTGGCCATGGAGGGGCATATTTTGGCCAGGACGGAGTTGGTGGGGACCTATCGGCAGCAGGCTTATGGGGGCGACTGA
- a CDS encoding RNA ligase partner protein: MNRFVLDTSLFTNPDVFRAFGPDAQEAIRVFSRLARATGRDFFMPGSVYEELGKIKDLSEVGADFESVVRLRSPRKHQITIPGTLLYELIEEVRYRIDRGLRIAEEAAKEAAQSLEDPGRLINRLRGRYREALRQGILDSKEDVDVLLLSFELDATLVCADEGLRKWADKVGIEVIHPLNFRAILEKLIEVPGSSPGPSVQERGATEELMQ; this comes from the coding sequence ATGAATCGCTTTGTCCTCGATACCAGCCTCTTCACCAATCCCGATGTCTTTCGTGCCTTTGGCCCGGATGCCCAGGAGGCCATTCGTGTCTTCAGCCGCCTGGCGCGGGCCACGGGGCGCGACTTCTTCATGCCGGGCTCCGTTTATGAGGAACTCGGCAAGATCAAGGACCTGTCCGAGGTCGGGGCGGACTTTGAATCCGTGGTTCGCCTGCGCTCGCCACGGAAACACCAGATCACCATCCCGGGCACCCTCCTCTACGAACTCATCGAGGAGGTTCGCTATCGCATCGATCGGGGGCTGCGGATCGCCGAAGAGGCGGCCAAGGAGGCCGCCCAGTCCCTGGAAGACCCCGGCAGGCTCATCAACCGGCTGCGCGGACGCTACCGCGAGGCCCTGCGCCAGGGCATCCTCGATAGTAAGGAGGACGTGGACGTGCTGCTGCTCTCCTTCGAGCTCGACGCCACCCTGGTGTGCGCCGACGAGGGGCTGCGCAAATGGGCGGACAAGGTCGGCATCGAGGTCATCCACCCCTTGAATTTCCGCGCCATCCTGGAAAAGTTGATCGAGGTGCCCGGCAGTTCCCCAGGACCCTCAGTCCAGGAGCGAGGCGCCACGGAAGAGTTGATGCAGTAA
- a CDS encoding TRAP transporter substrate-binding protein — protein sequence MKPTSLLLGLLCLGLACVAQAEELIVIKFSHVVAADTPKGKAAEHFAKLASEKTQGKVKVEVYANSTLYKDKEEVEALQLGSVHMLAPSLAKFGPLGVKQFEVFDLPYIFDGYEQLHTVTEGPIGKDLLAKLSDKGILGLAYWDNGFKVMSANKALREVKDFRGQKMRIQSSKVLEAQMKALGASPQVMAFSEVYQALQTGVVDGTENPPSNLYTQKMFEVQKYVTKSDHGYLGYAVIVNKAFWDGLPADIRKSLEVAMLESTTYANDIAKKENEESLAKVKASGKSEIIELTPEQKTSWKKALSKVHKEMADRVGADLIESIYKATGNDMSKL from the coding sequence ATGAAACCTACTTCCCTCCTGTTAGGCCTGCTGTGCCTGGGTCTCGCCTGCGTGGCCCAGGCCGAGGAACTCATCGTCATCAAATTTAGCCACGTCGTGGCGGCGGATACCCCCAAGGGTAAGGCGGCGGAACATTTCGCCAAGCTCGCGAGCGAAAAGACCCAGGGTAAGGTCAAGGTCGAGGTCTATGCCAACAGCACCCTCTATAAGGATAAGGAGGAGGTCGAGGCCCTGCAGCTCGGCTCGGTCCATATGCTGGCCCCTTCGCTGGCCAAGTTTGGCCCCCTGGGGGTCAAGCAGTTCGAGGTCTTTGACCTGCCCTACATCTTTGATGGCTACGAACAGCTTCATACCGTCACCGAGGGCCCCATCGGCAAGGACCTGCTGGCCAAGCTGAGCGACAAGGGTATTTTAGGCCTGGCCTACTGGGACAATGGTTTCAAAGTCATGAGCGCCAACAAGGCCCTGCGCGAGGTCAAGGACTTCCGCGGCCAGAAGATGCGTATCCAATCCTCCAAGGTCCTTGAGGCCCAAATGAAGGCTCTTGGCGCCAGCCCCCAGGTCATGGCCTTCTCCGAGGTCTATCAGGCCCTCCAGACCGGCGTCGTGGACGGAACCGAAAATCCGCCCTCCAACCTCTACACCCAGAAGATGTTTGAGGTGCAGAAGTATGTGACCAAGTCCGATCACGGCTATCTGGGCTATGCGGTCATTGTCAACAAGGCCTTCTGGGATGGCCTGCCGGCCGATATCCGCAAGTCCCTGGAAGTGGCCATGCTCGAATCGACCACCTACGCCAATGACATTGCCAAGAAGGAGAACGAGGAATCCCTGGCCAAGGTCAAGGCGAGCGGCAAGAGTGAGATCATCGAACTGACGCCCGAGCAGAAGACGAGTTGGAAAAAGGCCTTATCCAAGGTCCATAAGGAAATGGCTGATCGCGTCGGCGCCGACCTGATTGAGTCCATCTATAAGGCGACCGGCAACGATATGAGTAAGCTTTAA
- a CDS encoding TusE/DsrC/DsvC family sulfur relay protein produces MPNLHSQILATQSHLAHQLFDEDGFLIDPSLWSEQLARTLAEEEGLEPLTAEHWKVISFIRDKFLRLGAPSNLRQVCRGTELSRSQIKSLFGGCLVIWRIAGLPNPGEEAKSYLN; encoded by the coding sequence ATGCCCAACCTTCACAGCCAGATCCTTGCCACCCAGTCCCACCTTGCTCACCAGCTTTTCGATGAGGATGGTTTTCTGATCGACCCCTCCCTGTGGAGTGAACAGCTTGCTCGGACCTTGGCCGAAGAAGAGGGTCTGGAGCCACTCACCGCGGAGCATTGGAAGGTGATTAGCTTTATCCGCGATAAATTCCTGCGGCTCGGTGCCCCCTCTAATCTACGCCAGGTCTGCCGTGGCACCGAACTTTCCCGCTCCCAAATCAAGAGCCTGTTCGGCGGTTGCCTGGTTATTTGGCGCATTGCCGGTCTACCAAATCCAGGCGAGGAGGCTAAAAGTTACTTGAATTAA